The following are from one region of the Peromyscus leucopus breed LL Stock chromosome 18, UCI_PerLeu_2.1, whole genome shotgun sequence genome:
- the LOC114681775 gene encoding apolipoprotein F-like → MIQAALLLGCVLLSSVAAFPRNTQNGALPPQRAITEPEPTSHVISGKIPAPAPGTCQDLLYAAPSLAPLPEYLSLLALRVALEDIGCPTEAHSLQLQLSGVGGKDNTETLILESQKLIKEQGTGDNEAILRGLGGSPGELKRVGRSVTLPETCTSEEGRVLYELGSVFAEFAEKLPSIDVVREFKASAANVTQKCTIESWEHLEQVRIKMMKHPEVRNATLSIEDEIYIAARLTVILNRFFAGLLLNYFQSYFG, encoded by the coding sequence ATGATCCAGGCTGCACTGCTCCTTGGCTGTGTCTTGCTGTCCTCAGTGGCCGCCTTTCCAAGGAATACCCAGAATGGCGCCCTGCCCCCTCAGCGGGCTATCACAGAGCCTGAACCTACATCACATGTGATCTCCGGGAAGATCCCTGCTCCAGCCCCTGGCACCTGCCAGGACCTCCTGTACGCAGCCCCCTCCTTAGCCCCCTTGCCTGAGTATTTGTCCCTCTTAGCACTAAGAGTGGCCTTGGAGGACATTGGCTGCCCCACCGAGGCCCACTCTCTGCAGCTTCAGCTCAGTGGGGTGGGAGGAAAAGACAACACTGAAACCCTGATCCTCGAGAGTCAAAAGCTCATCAAGGAGCAAGGGACTGGCGATAACGAAGCCATTCTGAGGGGTCTGGGGGGATCCCCTGGGGAACTGAAGAGGGTCGGGCGCTCAGTGACCCTGCCTGAGACATGCACCTCTGAAGAAGGCCGGGTGTTGTATGAACTTGGATCTGTGTTTGCTGAATTTGCTGAGAAGCTCCCTTCCATTGATGTGGTGAGAGAGTTCAAGGCTTCTGCAGCCAACGTCACCCAGAAGTGCACCATTGAGTCTTGGGAACATTTGGAGCAAGTACGCATTAAGATGATGAAACACCCAGAAGTTAGGAATGCCACACTCTCCATAGAAGATGAAATATACATTGCTGCTCGGTTGACAGTCATTCTGAATCGTTTTTTTGCAGGCCTTCTACTAAATTATTTTCAGTCTTATTTTGGATAG
- the LOC114681776 gene encoding LOW QUALITY PROTEIN: apolipoprotein F-like (The sequence of the model RefSeq protein was modified relative to this genomic sequence to represent the inferred CDS: deleted 2 bases in 1 codon), translating to MIQAALLLGCVLLSSVAAFPRNTQNGALPLSAITEPEPTSHVISGKIPAPAPGTCQDLLNAAPSLAPLPEYLSLLALRVALEDIGCPTEAHSLQLQLSGVGGKDNTETLILESQKLIKEQGTGDNEAILRGLGGSPGELKRVGRSVTLPETCTSEEGRVLYELGSVFAEFAEKLPSIDVVREFKASAANVTQTCTVESWEHLEQVRIKMMKHPEVRNATLSIEDQIHIIARLTVLLNRIFAGLLLNYFQSYFG from the exons ATGATCCAGGCTGCATTACTCCTTGGCTGTGTCTTGCTGTCCTCAGTGGCCGCCTTTCCAAGGAATACCCAGAATGGCGCCCTGCCCCTCAGC GCTATCACAGAGCCTGAACCTACATCACATGTGATCTCCGGGAAGATCCCTGCTCCAGCCCCTGGCACCTGCCAGGACCTCCTGAACGCAGCCCCCTCCTTAGCCCCCTTGCCTGAGTATTTGTCCCTCTTAGCACTAAGAGTGGCCTTGGAGGACATTGGCTGCCCCACCGAGGCCCACTCTCTGCAGCTTCAGCTCAGTGGGGTGGGAGGAAAAGACAACACTGAAACCCTGATCCTCGAGAGTCAAAAGCTCATCAAGGAGCAAGGGACTGGCGATAACGAAGCCATTCTGAGGGGTCTGGGGGGATCCCCTGGGGAACTGAAGAGGGTTGGGCGCTCAGTGACCCTGCCTGAGACATGCACCTCTGAAGAAGGCCGGGTGTTGTATGAACTTGGATCTGTGTTTGCTGAATTTGCTGAGAAGCTCCCTTCCATTGATGTGGTGAGAGAGTTCAAGGCTTCTGCAGCCAACGTCACTCAGACGTGCACCGTTGAGTCTTGGGAACATTTGGAGCAAGTACGCATTAAGATGATGAAACACCCAGAAGTTAGGAATGCCACACTCTCCATAGAAGATCAAATACACATCATTGCTCGGTTGACAGTCCTTCTGAATCGTATTTTTGCAGGCCTTCTACTAAATTATTTTCAGTCTTATTTTGGATAG